The stretch of DNA ATAAACtcctcaaattttatttatcttatgcACCATTTCCTAGTGTGTCCGTGTGCCTAAAAATTTTATTCTCTTCTTCTCaacaatttctttcttttcacaCCCCCTTTCTCCACCTAATaacttaatattattattattgatttgtaatatggCTAATTCTACAAGTGGAAGTGGTTCACCTTGTGGAGCATGCAAATTCCTAAGAAGAAAATGTGCATCTGACTGCATTTTTGCACCTTACTTTTGCTCAGAACAAGGACCTGCAAGATTTGCAGCCATACATAAAGTATTTGGTGCTAGCAATGTTTCAAAGTTACTTTTGCATATACCAGCTCATGAACGTTGTGAAGCTGTTGTCACTATTGCTTATGAGGCTCAAGCTCGTATTAGAGACCCTGTTTATGGTTGTGTCTCACACATTTTTGCCTTACAACAACAGGTATGTTACTATTCATATATACTTACTCATCACAAGTTAATTATATAAACTTCAcatttatctatatattttttcttcatgtcATGTGAGTCACATATACATGGCTATTTAGAAAAGAAAACATATAAGATTGTACAATTACCTTGAGAATcattatatttctaaaaaatactGTCAAAATTATGATTCTAATATTGTTGTAAAGATCTCaaaatcttttatattattatcataaagacttcaaaaaaatttatgttgtaGTTGTAAactgtaatttaaaattatttaatttatgtttaatcTAACAATTAGATTACTAAAATTACAGTTAAATAccttaattttatcaattctATCATAAACCAAAATTCACTTGGAGATATTCATTGATTGAGCTTACTACAATCATCACTTTCAATAGTCACTCATTCATCAAAGTTTTTTTAGaacttgaaatttttattttatttttcttcccccttttaattttttttaatatatatcagAAAATTGGAAGATCATTGAGGTGATTTAACCACACTACTCCTGTCATTTTCTTAAGGCTCTTTGATTCTTCAAGGGCCAGTCaaagtatataatttattgaGACTGGCTATATTAAATGTTCATtagacaattaattaataaacttcCTATTTATCCccttaatgaattaattaactatatattaGCACTActtcttttgatttttaagtttaattttttttaatgatgcaGGTAGCATGCTTGCAGGCACAGTTGATGCAAGTGAAATCTCAGCTGTCACAGAACATGAACACAGAGAATAATCAGTGGACagggaataataataataataataatattggtGGAACACAACCAATGAATTATCCATTTTATAATATGAATCCTATATCTCCTCAGAGTTCACTTGAGTCATCAATTGATCACAGCAGCAGCAGCATGAATGATGGAATGATGAACATGCAAGATGTACAAAGTAGCAGAGATGATTTCTCATTCCAACCAtgtaataacaataattctaaGAAAAGAATGtcatataacaataattatgAGCACTTGGGTGAGTTGCAAGAACTAGCACTTAGGATGATGAGGAACTAACTAGTTTGGAAGTAAAATTACCATTTGATTTCTTGAAGGATCGATGATGTTCTTATGTTGAGGAATTATGCTCTTTTTCTATAGTTGTATATAATGAGAgtgtcaaaaagaaaaatatgcatTTGACGCAATCAAACAATCTAGACCATTGAATCAAGatcaaataatttatgttttgacTCGAGTTGATTTCAATTTAACTCATCGTTGTGGGAATGCATGAAATCCATATCTTAACTTTGATGAGCCTAGCAAAACTAAGCAATAGGCTTTTCTGTTTGTGGATTTAgtccaaaagaaattaaacattTGTGCAGACTATATAGCTAAGAGATATTTTACTCTGCATTACTTAATTTACTCAAATTACTAATTAGTAGTTGTGATTAatcgtttaaaaaaaatagctGTGGTTAACATAGAAACTATATATTAAACCAAAATGGCATAAAGTAAGGCTATAAAATAGGGGTTGTCATGaatattatgcatttttttgCCTGTCAAACTTCAATAATGATGATGCATAGTACCTTTGTTTGAATTATGAGTTGTCCTTCTTTCCCTCCTTGCTCAATGGGAGatcttttttcaatttgtttaacAAAACCACACgcttaatttaactttatagaGGACATTTAATTAgtactttttgttttatttatagtGATTAGTGGGGAATCCCAATAGAGGTTACTTTGGATTTGTTAAAAGACAAACACATACTGCTCTATGCTGTCTTTGTACTACTTTTGTGATAATCTCATTCACTATTATGAGGTGTTTGgcaataaaaagaaattgatatcAACTAATTAttactagaaaaaaaaattctaggcAATCTTCTAGATAAGACCAAATTGCTGGTTATTAAAAAAGACAATTTATTGTGTTTCTAAATtgacttaattataattttgatctttctatttttattaattaatcgAGTTGGTCggtattttaaaaatcgacagtttttattcatcttttatatttttaaacttaaaaataacgatttaaaatattttaaatgatgtgatataggatttaaagatataaaattatttaaatatattaattattcatattcattaattaaattataaaagtgaaaagaatttgaagttgaaagttaaatttttaaagaattttattacgattttatgagtattaatcattttatatctatgttatattttttaaactatgTCACATAGcattttttgattaaaaattcgaaattaaatatcaaaactatttgatttcaaaatttttaatttattagaacTACAGGACTTCAAgttgtattttgaaattttaactaGATCGCATTAAGTCgtaattttaacaaattcacAATCGTTTCAAACATAGAATAAATATACTTTCGTGTTAGCTTTTTACCATCAATGTTTAGTTAAATACAACATTAATACATTCTTGGCCTATTATACAATGTggaatttacttatttttacataaaaatgacaacaaagtaaccaaaaagaTACAGTGTCTCTAATCATAGCATTTTATTCCACATGTATTCGAGGTTTATTTTTATGTTGCAAAAAACTGGAAACGAGGAAGTGAAGTCAAAAGTGATAAAGATGCCCCCCGTTTTCAACATTGTTCAGATCCAAATGCAATGTTCCCTTTGGATGCATTGATGAAACATCTTTCTAGGATTTTATTTTTGCACGAGGCAACAACAGGAGCTTAAAGACAAACACCACCATTGGGACATGCTCACTATCTAATTGACCTCACTTCATTAACACCTAACTTTACCTAACATTATTTCCATTCATTTAATCTACTATTACGTGGTGCCCAGATATAAAACATCACTACTCTCCTTAATACACTTTAATATTATTCAAGATTTTTATATTaagtttaatttgtttttctaaaaATCGATTTTTATGTGAGAATTGTAAGTTTTTGTAAACTCTTTAgagtgttatttatttatttttaatgtgagatttgaatttttcttaataaatattaaaaaaagttatttataaaGTTACATATTAATGAAActaatttctcaaattatttatgattagTTTAAAGATTGAAATCTcatttatttatgttgtatttgcattataaaataatgaatagtttgaaagaaaataaatgagATAAAGTATCTATTTTTAAGATTAACACCTTATACCCTAATGATTTTGTGTTCATACAAATAGACAAAGTGTCTCCTGGATTGAATGCATAAGCTATAATCACTGTTTTCATTTAACCCCTGGCCATTCCATAGTAACATAAAACAAAGACCCTCTTATCTTATAAAACATCGCATATTGCATTGATTTGTTGATACAGCCATTTAGTTGAATAAATTAAGTGGGGGATGTTGACACATCTACGCATGGTTATGATCAAATAATAATGAAAGAGTTGgtgtaataattattaaacaGAGAAAAACAGAGAATTGTACTGTATTCAATCGATCCTGTCATGCAAAGTGGTATTTGCGATCTTAATTGAGTTGCGATTTGTACTTTTGGagttttactttaattttttagtaaggtatctttcaattttttttaataatctaaaTATACTTATTAATGAAAACCCATCCCAATTGTAAAGAGTTATATTCGAACTTGATACATAATTATAAAGATTTATATTCAAACTTCatacataatatttaatttcacaATATCATTATTTATCAGGATCGGTCTTTTTTTAAACTGACTCAAATATCGACTCGGTAAGATCATGGAATTAAGGTTCCATTAATTGAACCACAGACTCACTAGTTGAactaaatgactaaatcggatTAATCCAAAATATTCGGTTGTATGACTCGGATTCATAACACTtataatattgataaaattataagacAACCCaacaacattttaaattattttatcttaaatatattttaaatcaaagttataaattttattaaattattaatatatatcaaaatttaactATCTTATGtgatatattcaaaatatatatatatatatatatatatatatatatattatataatcaaattttaattatcttaTTATGCCATTGGAAAACTCCTTCCATTTGATATGCATATATACTAAAACATTTTCATAACTTGCGAATTAGCATAGTGGCAAAACATTACTATGATAAATTGAGGAGCTCTTTTCCATTTTATAtggtgattttttatttttaaattaaccgATGCAAAATggtaaaactattaaaaaagaGTCAATCAATTCTTATTCGTTTTTGACTAAGTCAACGCGCGTATGACGAGTCATATATATGCCGGTCAAATTAAAGAATCAAATCGATTATAAGTCTGGTTAAATAGATCAGATAAATCGATCTAGTTCAGGGTTTGAAAATACTATATATGATTTAAGAAtgatatcttttaaattttaatcattaaagatataaatatttttttatttagatgagatatgaatatttatttgaGAACAAACATCTCCTAGTATATATTTAACTAAAGATCGAATCCTTAACGACATATTTAAAGGACCTCATTACATACCAACTATGTTACAACATGATGGTAGTTTAAATTGACTTTTTACattgtaccaaaaaaaaattgattcttacTGTGGAAATGGGAAactattttatgatttaattgCATGTCACTATAATATTATTGGTGTTCCGTACCAATTTGATTGATACGCGTGCATTGTgcatatattataaattatttaaatatagaaaCGTATTATTTGGTCTCGAATTTGTGCGTACAGAAATAATAGGTGATTTTATCTTAAGTATTTCAAGGGAGACAAGGGAAGATGATATCAGTGTGCCATGGTAATGATATAGTACTATTTTGTACTTAACATTTTTCATGGGGATCATGCTTTCAAACTCATAATCGTACTTAATCCTCCTAATCGTAGTTTTATTAAGTGTAACTTTGATGGTGCAACAAAAGCACTTTACCTACTCGTAGTTTGTTGATAAtgtctttaaaatttaaatttttaaataattaaataaaacctGCAGAAAGGTAGAATGTTAAATTAAGGGttgaaaacttaaatttcaattaattgactttttatatatatagttcaTTAACAAGTATTCTTAAAACACTTCTTAATATTTattcttaaattaaataaaattagttaaattttatttatatttaatataacaaaatagtgtGAAGTATTTGATCCTCGAGCTAAGTTAAGAGAAACtcgaaaaatataaaattgatctaataattgaaataagaaatttaaaaataaaatgataataatattaatctactgttaaaagaaaaaaagtcaaGAGTCTCGCTTCCATTTGTTTACTCCTATATCACGTTGGAATTGGAAAGGAAAGTGGGTGGGAGTGGGACACACCGCAATtccaaaaatatgatttaatttgatTGTCATTAATGTGTTTAAGACAAAGGAGTTTGTCTTCACAAGTGATTGGAAATCTGgaataaaaaattgtcaaagtgaaagaaaaaaaataaaagtttgacAAGtcaaatatacattaaaaaaatatatatattgaatgatTGATACGGATGAGACTTGTTTTTTTAAGTCCAATGGGAATGGGACTTGTTAAATTATGTTTCTTTGTATAATTCatgttttacatttttctttttccattgatTTATAAACTGCCGAAGATATTCCCATCTACCAGATAGGATTGTGGGATTAGGAAGAATTCAATTTCTTCCTTCTCCAAAGTGCcgtttaaattatattatttttatactaaaaataatattcatttgttTCTAAGTTATAACgtaaatatcaatattgttaatttgaacgttttatttgagtttgaatcaaaattacattaagacatcaaaattacaaaagataaaattaaatatatattaaaattatttatttaaataatagagaaggaaatataatgtttttttttttgtcaactatatatataatgtgatataaaaatattaccTTCATAATGTTTTGATATAAAGACCCAATATAATGTGAAAGAACTAATGGGTGGGGCAACAAGAGCTGAAGGATAACTTGGGCCTAATTGTTTGGAGTTAAAAGGCTTAGTGCACACTGCACAGTGAAGGCAAAGCCCAATAAGTAAGGAGAATATGCAAGCCAATTATCAAATAGTGTAGTCATGCATTCAAAAGGATAAATTGTTGTGCGTCCTTGACATCTTTTCATAGAACCTAAAATCACAACTTCTCTAATATGTTAAACTTGAAGGAAACTAAGAAAATTGTATGATAAAACTCGCATCTCAAGGCAGTACAACaagaatataaattattttcataattttttgttaactattacatttttaaaatataagaaactAGAAGTTTATtgctctttttaaaatttaagaatgtaatcaaatacaaatattgaaCTAACAccacattaattatttaattgttgcATTTCCACATCACTATTGATGttctaattttaataaattttgaggAGTTGCCAACGGAAAAAATAGCTAATGACATGTAATTGATACTCTTgatcaattataattaaaatggacATGAGTTCTTATCTTCTACATACCTGAAAAGACGTTGGCTTTATCGAAAATCTGGGTTGTATTGCTTTGCATTGGAGTCCTCATTATACTctatattttaacatataaatattttgttgtttaataGAAGTTTGATTTTCACATTAAACAAGTTTTTATTAGTAGATGAAATGCAACTTGTAATTGTATTATTCATAGAAGATCAAGAGATTTGTTGTGTGTGTCAAGACAAGAGATATAATTGCATTAAAAATCCTACCTCCAAATTCTAGGATTACTTATTCCAAATATTTGCCTCTGCAAATTAACCTATCTTATGTAAATGTCAGAAAATTAGTATATGCAGGTATGACTAGATCTATTAGGTCAAAATTTAGGATCTTTTCTAGGTTGATAAACAAAACCACCATAGTTTTATCTCTATGAATTAATTACAcactatattattataataaataccAATATTACAATAGATTAAACAAAACACTTACTGAAGGTTATTTATTATACACTTTCCATGTCATAATAGGAAATTGAGTGATTACATCTCTCATCAAACCTAGAAAATGATGACATGCTTTCTTCCAAGGTTCCTGAATTTTCATAGTTTCCAATATTAATAGGGTTTATGTCCATCAGAGTAGTGGTATTCTCATAATACTGTGTTGTTGAGAGATTAGTAATGGAGAACATGTTGGGAAGAAATTGATTAGAATTCATGTTGGAATTTTCCATTTGGATCCAACTTTGAAGATCTTGAGGTGGAATAGCAGGTTTTCCAAAGTATTTCTCATTAGGGTTTTCATGAGAGATACATCTTTGAGCTGCTTGTTCCCTAAGATAAGCTAGTTGTGCTTGTAAACTCACCACCTACAAAGATCAAAATAACTACTAATAAGAACATATCAACATGGtgcttattttttttagatcaAAGAGGTTGGATAGTTCAATTGATTTGAATTATaggtaaaaaaaagttaaaagagTTTAAAGCCACAGTTCAAACCATTTACCTATAAACATTGATTTTTTAGTTGTTGTAAAACTCTTTTTATGTATAGATTAGAAGCCTT from Cicer arietinum cultivar CDC Frontier isolate Library 1 chromosome 3, Cicar.CDCFrontier_v2.0, whole genome shotgun sequence encodes:
- the LOC101510680 gene encoding LOB domain-containing protein 16, whose translation is MANSTSGSGSPCGACKFLRRKCASDCIFAPYFCSEQGPARFAAIHKVFGASNVSKLLLHIPAHERCEAVVTIAYEAQARIRDPVYGCVSHIFALQQQVACLQAQLMQVKSQLSQNMNTENNQWTGNNNNNNNIGGTQPMNYPFYNMNPISPQSSLESSIDHSSSSMNDGMMNMQDVQSSRDDFSFQPCNNNNSKKRMSYNNNYEHLGELQELALRMMRN
- the LOC101511002 gene encoding LOB domain-containing protein 29-like, giving the protein MTGCCSPCGACKFLRRKCVRGCVFAPYFCHEEGATHFAAIHKVFGASNVSKLLAHLPLTDRFEAALTISYEAQARLQDPIYGCVAHIFSLQQQVVSLQAQLAYLREQAAQRCISHENPNEKYFGKPAIPPQDLQSWIQMENSNMNSNQFLPNMFSITNLSTTQYYENTTTLMDINPINIGNYENSGTLEESMSSFSRFDERCNHSISYYDMESV